A single window of Solanum dulcamara chromosome 5, daSolDulc1.2, whole genome shotgun sequence DNA harbors:
- the LOC129889212 gene encoding protein ALP1-like produces MRSHTFSQTLYLHPLLAIYEAATTPFFPRKFSHSYIRQFLHKTLLQMNHNNLPNKRRRRRKETIQETPTGPENDEFGSEIQGGAVKTKELKQIITSLLLLEEQEKSEQDEFSKEEEENKLLFDANHKKTTKVMWDYYSNVQQHHSDLEQLDGVRKRKGRGNSAAATAAACALASSAAVAEEEIVSSNKANEKGAPQRRLWVKNRSKAWWDQCNSPDFPEEEFKKAFRMGKDTFELICNELSSVVAKENTMLRDAVPVKQRVAVCIWRLATGEPLRLVSKRFGLGISTCHKLVLEVCTAIRTVLMPKYLQWPDETKMRDIKDEYEEMSGITNVVGSMYTTHIPIIAPKISVAAYFNKRHTERNQKTSYSITVQGVVDPRGVFTDVCIGWPGSMPDDQVLEKSALFQRANTGLLNNVWIVGSSGYPLMDWVLVPYTQQQLTWTQHAFNEKIGEVQRVAKEAFVRLKRRWSCLQKRTEVKLQDLPVVLGACCVLHNICQMRNEEMDPDLKFELIDDEMVPEIQLRSTNARLARDVIAHNLLHHNHAGTSFL; encoded by the coding sequence ATGCGTTCACACACATTTTCTCAAACACTTTACTTGCATCCCCTTTTGGCCATATATGAAGCAGCAACAACTCCCTTCTTTCCCAGAAAATTCTCCCATTCCTATATTCGTCAATTCCTCCACAAAACGCTTCTTCAGATGAATCATAACAACTTACCCAATAAGCGTCGCAGAAGAAGGAAAGAAACCATACAAGAAACCCCAACGGGACCTGAAAATGATGAATTTGGATCGGAAATTCAAGGTGGTGCTGTGAAAACCAAGGAGCTCAAACAGATAATTACATCCTTGTTGTTActtgaagaacaagaaaagtCCGAGCAAGACGAATTTTCaaaggaagaggaagagaacAAGCTCTTATTCGACGCCAATCATAAGAAAACAACTAAGGTGATGTGGGATTATTATTCAAATGTTCAACAACATCATTCCGATTTAGAACAGCTAGATGGTGTTCGAAAACGAAAAGGCCGAGGCAATTctgctgctgctactgctgctgcttGTGCCCTTGCTTCTTCTGCCGCTGTAGCAGAGGAAGAAATCGTTTCGAGTAATAAAGCTAACGAAAAGGGTGCGCCCCAGAGGCGGTTGTGGGTGAAGAATAGATCAAAAGCTTGGTGGGATCAATGTAACAGTCCTGATTTCCCCGAAGAGGAGTTCAAGAAAGCGTTTCGAATGGGAAAAGATACATTTGAGCTGATATGTAATGAATTGAGTTCTGTGGTTGCCAAAGAGAATACTATGCTAAGAGATGCTGTACCTGTGAAGCAGCGTGTTGCTGTTTGTATATGGAGATTGGCTACGGGAGAGCCTCTTAGATTGGTTTCAAAGAGGTTTGGATTGGGGATTTCGACTTGCCATAAGCTCGTGCTAGAGGTTTGTACCGCCATTAGGACCGTGTTGATGCCCAAGTATCTTCAATGGCCTGATGAAACGAAAATGAGGGATATAAAGGATGAGTATGAGGAGATGTCAGGGATCACTAATGTTGTGGGATCAAtgtatacaactcatatacctATAATTGCTCCTAAAATTAGTGTTGCAGCTTATTTTAATAAGAGGCATACGGAGAGGAATCAGAAGACATCATATTCGATTACTGTTCAAGGCGTGGTTGATCCAAGGGGGGTGTTTACTGACGTGTGTATCGGTTGGCCTGGTTCGATGCCTGATGATCAGGTACTGGAGAAATCCGCCCTTTTCCAGAGGGCGAATACAGGGTTACTGAATAATGTTTGGATTGTTGGCAGTTCTGGATATCCTTTGATGGATTGGGTTTTAGTGCCTTACACACAGCAGCAGCTGACTTGGACTCAACATGCTTTCAATGAGAAGATTGGTGAGGTTCAAAGGGTGGCAAAGGAGGCGTTTGTCAGGTTGAAAAGGAGATGGTCTTGTTTGCAGAAAAGAACAGAGGTGAAACTTCAAGATCTGCCCGTGGTTCTAGGGGCGTGCTGCGTGTTGCATAATATATGCCAGATGAGGAATGAGGAAATGGATCCAGACCTTAAATTTGAGCTCATTGATGATGAGATGGTTCCTGAGATTCAATTGAGATCAACCAATGCTAGGCTTGCAAGGGATGTCATTGCTCATAATCTTCTTCACCATAACCATGCTGGTACTTCTTTCCTGTAA